A section of the Gloeobacter violaceus PCC 7421 genome encodes:
- a CDS encoding helix-turn-helix domain-containing protein has translation MKLNAVQLGERLRAARERRGLSQQTIGDALGLKRTAVTNMESGKRAVSTLELTRLAQMYDQPVTFFLMDRTDEEDLATVLFRIVPEFAEDSLLRQAVERTLDLCQEGVGLRRLLRYEQEDTLPNYSLRMHTAGEAVSQGVWVAQVERQRLGLGNAPVADIAKLIAEQGVWVAAAELPEWLSGLYLHHASIGLAILVNGAHPFTRRRFSYAHEYAHALLDRSLTVQPTRKENSSELVEKRANAFAAAFLMPADGVTDMLHRLHKGHPSRSTQTVFDAATGGVMEAEIRPRPGTQAITFQDIAAIARHFQVSYEAAVWRLRSLGHIGASECSALIEQKDHGRRYMRLLGASEEPTESLSHESGTPSKPPADEQLRHHLARLAIEAYRQEEISRGRLRELARKLGVASEELLDLAEATRAE, from the coding sequence ATGAAATTGAACGCTGTGCAGTTGGGTGAGCGCTTGCGGGCTGCGCGCGAAAGACGGGGCCTGAGTCAACAGACGATCGGGGATGCCCTGGGGCTGAAGCGCACGGCTGTGACTAATATGGAGAGCGGCAAGCGGGCAGTCTCTACACTGGAACTCACGCGACTAGCCCAGATGTACGACCAGCCAGTAACTTTTTTCTTGATGGATCGGACGGATGAGGAAGATCTTGCCACTGTCCTGTTCCGTATCGTGCCGGAATTTGCTGAGGATAGCCTTCTCAGACAGGCCGTCGAACGCACCCTCGATCTTTGCCAGGAGGGCGTCGGCTTGCGGCGCCTGCTTCGCTACGAGCAAGAGGACACCTTGCCCAACTACAGCTTGCGGATGCATACCGCCGGTGAGGCTGTCTCTCAAGGCGTGTGGGTGGCCCAGGTGGAGCGGCAACGGCTGGGATTGGGCAACGCGCCGGTCGCCGACATTGCCAAGTTGATTGCCGAGCAGGGTGTGTGGGTTGCCGCTGCCGAATTGCCCGAATGGCTATCGGGCCTGTATCTTCATCACGCCTCCATCGGTCTTGCCATCCTGGTCAACGGCGCTCACCCCTTCACCCGTCGTCGCTTTTCCTATGCGCACGAGTACGCTCATGCATTGTTGGACCGCTCCTTGACCGTTCAGCCGACGCGCAAAGAAAATAGCTCCGAACTGGTGGAAAAGCGGGCAAATGCCTTTGCCGCAGCCTTCTTGATGCCCGCAGACGGAGTGACCGACATGCTGCACAGGTTGCACAAAGGGCATCCCAGCCGTTCGACTCAGACGGTCTTCGACGCGGCAACCGGTGGGGTGATGGAAGCAGAGATTCGGCCCCGTCCAGGTACGCAGGCCATCACCTTTCAAGACATCGCCGCCATCGCCCGTCACTTTCAGGTCAGCTACGAGGCTGCCGTCTGGAGGCTCAGGAGCCTGGGCCACATTGGTGCTTCCGAGTGCAGTGCGCTTATCGAACAAAAGGATCACGGCAGGCGCTACATGCGCTTACTCGGAGCGTCTGAAGAACCAACCGAAAGCCTGTCCCACGAGTCGGGAACGCCGAGTAAGCCACCCGCCGACGAACAACTGCGCCACCACCTGGCTCGGCTTGCCATCGAAGCGTACCGTCAGGAGGAAATTTCCCGGGGCCGCCTGCGGGAACTGGCCCGGAAACTCGGCGTAGCTTCGGAGGAACTTCTCGACCTTGCTGAAGCGACCCGTGCCGAGTGA
- a CDS encoding LLM class flavin-dependent oxidoreductase: MRFGYWLPVFGGWLRNVEDENMTADWPYVRDLACRSEGLGFDLTLVAELNLNDIKGIQAPALDAWSTAAALAAVTERLEIMVAVRPTFHLPALLAKQAANIDQIAGGRLSLNVVSSWWADEAKMYGVHFEQHDDRYARTSEWLEVLDGVWSRDHFSYAGRYYRVDDNVLQPKPASRPRPTIYAGGESEAAKDLIARKCDAYLMHGDPPERVAAKIADMTVRREKLGLPPMTFGAAGYAIVRDSEREAQAELARITDVRQSAAGFANYRQWLSGTQLEQNMSIEEYSVSNRGLRTGLVGTPEQVAEQIERFLEAGVDLLLLQMSPQREEMERFSAQVIRPRLPRTTAQVVL, encoded by the coding sequence ATGCGCTTCGGCTACTGGCTGCCGGTCTTCGGCGGCTGGCTGCGCAACGTCGAGGATGAGAACATGACAGCCGACTGGCCCTACGTGCGGGATCTGGCCTGCCGCAGCGAGGGACTCGGCTTCGATCTGACCCTGGTGGCCGAACTGAACCTCAACGACATCAAGGGCATCCAGGCCCCGGCCCTGGACGCCTGGTCAACGGCGGCAGCCCTCGCGGCGGTGACCGAGCGGCTGGAGATCATGGTGGCGGTGCGGCCGACTTTTCACCTGCCGGCTTTGCTTGCCAAACAGGCCGCCAACATCGACCAGATTGCGGGCGGGCGTTTATCGCTCAACGTCGTCTCCTCCTGGTGGGCCGACGAAGCGAAAATGTACGGCGTGCACTTCGAGCAGCACGACGACCGCTACGCGCGCACCTCCGAGTGGCTGGAGGTGCTCGACGGCGTCTGGAGCCGGGATCACTTTTCTTATGCAGGCCGCTACTACCGGGTGGACGACAACGTTCTGCAACCGAAGCCCGCAAGCCGCCCTCGCCCGACGATCTATGCCGGGGGCGAATCGGAGGCGGCCAAGGATTTGATTGCCCGCAAGTGCGACGCCTACCTGATGCACGGCGATCCGCCCGAGCGGGTGGCAGCCAAGATCGCCGATATGACTGTCCGGCGCGAAAAGTTGGGGCTGCCGCCCATGACTTTCGGGGCAGCCGGTTACGCAATCGTGCGGGACTCTGAGCGCGAAGCGCAGGCAGAACTGGCCCGGATCACCGATGTACGCCAATCGGCCGCAGGCTTTGCCAACTACCGGCAGTGGCTATCCGGCACCCAGCTGGAACAGAATATGTCGATCGAAGAATATTCAGTCTCCAACCGCGGCCTGCGCACCGGCTTGGTCGGCACTCCCGAGCAGGTGGCAGAGCAGATTGAACGCTTCTTAGAAGCCGGGGTGGATCTGTTGCTGTTGCAGATGAGTCCTCAGCGCGAGGAGATGGAGCGCTTCAGCGCTCAGGTGATTCGCCCTCGGCTTCCGCGGACGACGGCCCAAGTAGTGCTCTGA
- a CDS encoding ATP-grasp domain-containing protein, with product MPGARGPLAVYYEHPRWFEPLFAELERRGTPYLKMPAEGRFYDPTNLAAERGVGLLFNRMSPSAYRRGGGRHIHYTLGWLAHLEGQGLRVVNGERAFRHEISKALQLSLLRALGLPFPRAHVFCRAADAPRAAVGLRFPVVVKPNVGGSGAGVTRFDTPEQLAEAACGDALDLGLDSVALVQEFLPARGDFITRVEVVGGKFLYAIRVHLTGETFDLCPADICRTIGGESLDIACPVEAPKAGLRVEGYEPPQSVIADVERIVAAAGIEVGGVEYLVDDRDGRIYYYDINALSNFVSDGERVVGFDPFVRLVDFLEREGGFGH from the coding sequence GTGCCCGGCGCCCGGGGGCCGCTCGCCGTCTACTACGAGCACCCCCGCTGGTTCGAGCCGCTGTTTGCCGAACTGGAGCGCCGCGGAACCCCCTATCTCAAAATGCCCGCCGAGGGCCGTTTTTACGATCCGACTAATCTGGCGGCGGAGCGGGGGGTGGGCCTGCTCTTCAACCGGATGAGCCCGTCGGCCTACCGCCGCGGCGGCGGCCGCCACATCCACTACACCCTGGGCTGGCTGGCCCACCTCGAAGGGCAGGGTTTGCGGGTAGTCAACGGCGAGCGCGCCTTCAGACATGAAATTTCCAAGGCGCTGCAACTGTCGCTGCTGCGCGCTCTGGGCCTGCCTTTTCCCCGCGCCCACGTCTTCTGCCGGGCCGCGGACGCCCCCCGGGCGGCGGTGGGCCTGCGCTTTCCGGTGGTGGTCAAGCCTAACGTCGGCGGCAGCGGCGCCGGGGTGACCCGCTTCGACACGCCCGAGCAACTGGCCGAGGCGGCTTGCGGGGACGCCCTCGATCTGGGTCTCGATAGCGTCGCGCTGGTGCAGGAATTTCTTCCGGCCCGGGGCGACTTTATTACCCGGGTGGAGGTGGTGGGAGGCAAGTTTCTTTACGCCATTCGCGTGCATCTCACGGGCGAAACTTTTGATCTCTGCCCGGCGGACATCTGCCGGACCATCGGCGGGGAGTCCCTTGACATTGCCTGCCCGGTGGAAGCGCCCAAGGCGGGTTTGCGGGTAGAAGGCTACGAACCGCCGCAAAGTGTGATTGCCGATGTCGAGCGGATTGTGGCCGCGGCGGGAATCGAAGTGGGGGGAGTCGAGTACCTCGTGGACGACCGGGACGGACGGATTTATTACTACGACATCAACGCCCTGTCGAACTTTGTTTCTGACGGTGAGCGGGTGGTCGGTTTCGACCCGTTTGTCCGGCTGGTCGATTTTCTGGAGCGGGAGGGGGGCTTTGGGCACTAA
- a CDS encoding alpha/beta fold hydrolase, with the protein MRHAFLEANDLRFHYAEQGMPDAPLVLLLHGFPDFWYSWRHQIPVLGEHFRVVAPDLRGYHLTDKPAGGYDLLTLSDDVRELILALGAREAIVVGHDWGGAIAWVFAHRCPAMCTKLVILNAPHPLRFAEELRSNPQQLLKSWYILFFQLPWLPERLIEWNDYDFIEAAFRHAEVRPGSFSDAEIRRYKQAAAMPGAMTCALQYYRSALSAPPPPETYNQPVACPTLLIWGERDFALETRLTRNLERFVSGPLQVERLPDCSHWVHQEDPTGVNQLLVPFLTQPGRQAIFD; encoded by the coding sequence ATGCGCCACGCTTTTCTCGAAGCCAACGACCTGCGCTTCCACTACGCGGAGCAGGGCATGCCCGACGCCCCCCTGGTGCTCTTGCTGCACGGGTTTCCCGACTTCTGGTACTCCTGGCGCCACCAGATCCCGGTCCTCGGCGAGCACTTTCGGGTGGTGGCCCCCGACCTGCGCGGTTATCACCTCACCGACAAACCCGCAGGCGGCTACGACCTGCTGACCCTCAGCGACGACGTGCGGGAGTTGATCCTGGCCTTGGGAGCCCGTGAAGCGATCGTGGTGGGCCACGACTGGGGCGGGGCGATCGCCTGGGTTTTTGCCCACCGCTGCCCGGCCATGTGCACCAAGCTCGTGATCCTCAACGCTCCCCACCCGCTGCGTTTTGCCGAAGAGTTGCGTTCTAACCCCCAGCAGCTGCTCAAAAGCTGGTACATTCTGTTTTTTCAGCTGCCCTGGCTGCCGGAGCGACTCATCGAATGGAACGATTACGACTTTATCGAGGCGGCCTTTCGCCACGCCGAGGTGCGCCCCGGCAGCTTCAGCGACGCGGAGATCCGCCGCTACAAGCAGGCGGCGGCGATGCCCGGGGCGATGACCTGCGCCCTCCAGTACTACCGCAGCGCCCTCAGCGCCCCGCCACCCCCTGAAACCTACAACCAACCGGTCGCCTGCCCGACTTTGCTCATCTGGGGAGAGCGCGATTTTGCCCTCGAGACCCGTCTCACCCGCAACCTGGAGCGCTTCGTGAGCGGTCCGTTGCAGGTCGAACGGTTGCCCGATTGCAGCCACTGGGTGCACCAGGAAGATCCGACCGGCGTCAATCAGCTATTGGTGCCCTTTCTCACCCAACCCGGTCGTCAGGCTATCTTCGATTGA
- a CDS encoding glucose-1-phosphate adenylyltransferase, with amino-acid sequence MRQVTAIILGGGRGTRLYPLTKRRAKPAVPIGGKYRLIDIPVSNCINSGIQHIYILTQFNSASLNRHVSQTYQFSRFSDGFCEILAAEQTDENPNWFQGTADAVRQYLWLLEPSGSTEYLILSGDHLYRMDYSKFVRRHRETNADVTIAVLPCDLERASDFGLIKTDADGRVVQFTEKPKGAELERMRVDTTTLGLTLEEAERRPFVASMGIYVFRHDVMLKLLRDDPSRTDFGKEILPACLDDYNVQAYLFDDYWEDIGTIEAFYKANLALTSQNAPPFSFYHPAPIYTRPRYLPPSKLIDCQIAESIITEGCIIKQARIFHSVLGLRSRIESGVRIEDSLLMGADFYETPIQREESLRRGLPPVGIGERCVLQKAIIDKNARIGNDVRILNKERPDSADHPERGFYIRHGIVIVPKDTVIPDGTVI; translated from the coding sequence ATGCGGCAGGTGACGGCGATCATATTGGGGGGTGGGCGCGGCACCCGCCTGTATCCACTGACCAAACGCCGGGCCAAACCGGCGGTGCCCATCGGCGGCAAGTACCGCCTCATCGACATTCCGGTCAGTAACTGCATCAATTCGGGCATCCAGCACATCTACATCCTCACGCAGTTCAATTCCGCCTCCCTGAACCGCCACGTCTCCCAGACCTACCAGTTCTCGCGCTTCAGCGACGGCTTCTGTGAGATCCTGGCCGCCGAGCAGACCGACGAGAACCCCAACTGGTTTCAAGGCACCGCCGACGCGGTGCGCCAGTACCTGTGGCTGCTTGAACCCAGCGGTTCGACCGAGTATTTGATTCTTTCGGGCGATCACCTCTACCGGATGGATTACAGCAAGTTCGTCCGCCGCCACCGCGAGACCAACGCCGATGTGACGATTGCCGTGCTGCCCTGCGACCTTGAGCGCGCGAGCGACTTCGGCCTGATCAAAACCGACGCCGACGGCCGGGTGGTGCAGTTTACCGAAAAACCGAAAGGGGCCGAGCTTGAGCGCATGCGCGTCGACACCACCACCCTGGGGCTCACCCTCGAAGAAGCCGAGCGCCGCCCCTTCGTCGCCTCGATGGGGATCTACGTCTTTCGCCACGATGTGATGCTCAAGCTGTTGCGCGACGACCCAAGCCGCACCGACTTCGGCAAAGAAATCCTGCCCGCCTGCCTCGACGATTACAACGTGCAGGCGTACCTGTTCGACGATTACTGGGAAGATATCGGGACCATCGAGGCGTTCTACAAGGCGAATCTGGCCCTCACCAGCCAGAACGCGCCGCCCTTCAGTTTCTACCACCCGGCGCCGATTTATACCCGGCCGCGCTATTTGCCCCCCAGCAAGCTCATCGACTGCCAGATAGCCGAATCGATCATCACCGAGGGCTGCATCATCAAGCAGGCGCGCATCTTCCACTCGGTATTGGGTCTGCGCTCGCGCATCGAGTCGGGGGTGCGCATCGAAGATTCGCTATTGATGGGAGCCGATTTTTACGAGACGCCCATCCAGCGCGAGGAGTCGCTGCGCCGCGGCCTGCCGCCGGTGGGCATCGGCGAGCGCTGCGTGCTGCAAAAGGCGATCATCGACAAGAACGCCCGCATCGGCAACGACGTGCGCATCCTCAACAAGGAGCGGCCCGACTCGGCGGACCACCCCGAGCGGGGCTTCTACATCCGCCACGGCATCGTCATCGTCCCCAAGGACACCGTCATCCCCGACGGCACCGTGATCTAG
- a CDS encoding tetratricopeptide repeat protein, whose translation MASNNRKILLLGIAIVGTLGFVGPLLFTLISIFSGTEQAPAPAATSQNQPDPARTAQEIAGYQKILEREPNNPNALSNLASLYLQQFQFDKAIPLVERLADAQPENPNVRLQLAQLYQVTGKADKAGQTYDKVLATDKNNVGALIGKGDLLLAKGNKADAQKLYTQAEKAAPEEGKERVREYVKNRLNPPKPPAPPPGAKPETKPFAPAAKPDKAAPQAP comes from the coding sequence ATGGCCAGCAACAACCGCAAAATTTTGCTTCTGGGTATCGCGATCGTGGGCACCTTGGGCTTCGTAGGCCCCCTCCTTTTTACGCTCATTTCGATTTTTTCAGGGACCGAGCAGGCCCCGGCCCCGGCCGCAACCTCTCAGAACCAGCCCGATCCGGCCCGCACCGCCCAGGAAATTGCCGGTTATCAAAAGATTCTCGAGCGCGAACCGAACAATCCCAACGCCCTCAGCAATCTCGCCTCTCTCTATTTGCAGCAGTTCCAGTTCGACAAGGCGATTCCGCTGGTGGAGCGGCTCGCCGATGCGCAGCCGGAGAATCCGAACGTCCGCCTGCAACTGGCCCAGCTCTACCAGGTGACCGGCAAGGCCGACAAAGCCGGGCAAACCTACGACAAAGTGCTGGCCACCGACAAAAATAATGTCGGCGCCCTGATTGGCAAAGGCGACCTGCTGCTGGCCAAGGGCAACAAAGCCGACGCCCAGAAGCTCTACACCCAGGCCGAAAAAGCCGCCCCCGAAGAGGGCAAAGAGCGGGTGCGCGAGTACGTCAAAAATCGCCTCAATCCGCCCAAGCCACCCGCTCCCCCTCCTGGTGCCAAACCCGAAAC